One Aspergillus oryzae RIB40 DNA, chromosome 2 genomic window carries:
- a CDS encoding MAGE domain-containing protein (predicted protein) gives MPLIRKRRADPPPSNSEADSSGSEEDQSQGPTPQRRRTSNQNQHQTQASASDTDDDATHHPSSTDVMVKKMVRLALASEYARQPIRRTEISAKVLGDQGVRQFKVVFESAQKVLREKFGMQMVELPGRERVTIHDRRGAFFLLYLKAAQKVEKSSSTNKSWIVGSTLPAAYRRPEILPPTKAPWESTYTGLYSFIIAVIMLNGGSLPEQKLDRYLARTNADTYTPIDRTDRLLQRLCKEGYLVRTREMDGGEELVEYMVGPRGKMEVGTAGVAGLVREVYGVGNTEEQREDFEARLARSLGIKLPEPREEEEEQNGDVEGEETQRRQSQRRGRTEEEEESEAIVQILDMTFSNEYLYEGDPGNEHLEYQSKASATERTEHHSTIPTQATSIYPTSPESNCL, from the exons atGCCCCTCATCCGCAAACGCCGCGCC GACCCCCCACCCTCAAACTCCGAAGCAGACTCATCCGGctcagaagaagaccaaagCCAAGGCCCAACTCCCCAACGCCGCCGCACCTccaaccaaaaccaacaCCAAACCCAagcctccgcctccgacACCGACGACGATGCAACCCACCACCCGAGCAGCACCGACGTGATGGTCAAGAAGATGGTGCGACTCGCCCTGGCCAGCGAGTATGCGCGGCAGCCGATCCGCCGGACGGAGATTAGTGCCAAGGTGCTGGGCGATCAGGGGGTGAGACAATTTAAGGTGGTGTTTGAGTCGGCGCAGAAGGTGTTGCGGGAGAAGTTTGGGATGCAGATGGTGGAGTTGccggggagggagagagttACGATTCATGATCGGCGGGGTGCGTTTTTTCTCCTCTATCTCAAGG CGGCCCAAAAAGTCGAAAAATCCTCCTCGACAAACAAATCCTGGATCGTGGGTAGTACGTTACCGGCCGCGTATCGACGTCCTGAGATTCTGCCGCCGACGAAAGCCCCCTGGGAGAGTACCTATACCGGGTTATACTCGTTTATCATCGCCGTGATCATGCTCAATGGGGGGTCCTTACCGGAGCAGAAGCTGGATCGGTATCTGGCGCGGACGAACGCCGATACGTATACGCCGATTGATCGGACGGATCGGTTACTGCAGCGGCTGTGTAAAGAGGGGTATCTGGTTCGAACGCGAGAGATGGATGGCGGCGAGGAGCTGGTTGAGTATATGGTGGGACCGAgggggaagatggaggttGGGACTGCGGGCGTGGCGGGGCTGGTGAGGGAGGTTTATGGGGTTGGGAATACGGAGGAGCAGAGGGAGGATTTTGAGGCGAGGTTGGCCAGGAGTTTGGGGATTAAGTTGCCTGAACCgcgggaggaagaggaggagcagaatggggatgttgagggggaggagacgCAGAGGAGACAGTCGCAGAGACGGGGGAGaacggaggaggaggaagagagtgagg CAATCGTACAGATATTGGATATGACATTTTCCAATGAGTATTTATATGAAGGCGAT CCCGGCAATGAACATCTTGAATACCAGAGCAAGGCCAGCGCAACCGAGAGA ACTGAGCACCACTCAACCATCCCTACCCAAGCCACAAGTATCTACCCAACGAGCCCAGAGTCCAACTGCCTCTAG
- a CDS encoding 60S ribosomal protein eL27 (60S ribosomal protein L27), protein MKVGRVAIITRGRYAGKKVVIVQPNDTGSKAHPFAYAVVAGIERYPLKVTRRMGKKTVEKRSRIKPFIKVVNYNHLMPTRYTLELEGLKGSVTNDTFKEVSQREDAKKTVKKALEDRYTSGKNRWFFTPLRF, encoded by the exons ATGAAAGTGGGCCGTGTGGCCATCATCACCCGTGGCCGTTACGCCGGTAAGAAG GTCGTCATTGTCCAGCCTAACGACACTGGCTCCAAGGCGCACCCCTTCGCCTATGCCGTCGTTGCCGGTATCGAGCGTTACCCCCTGAAGGTCACCCGCCGCATGGGTAAGAAGACCGTCGAGAAGCGCAGCCGCATCAAGCCCTTCATCAAGGTTGTCAACTACAACCACTTGATGCCCACCCGTTACACCCTCGAGCTCGAGGGTCTCAAGGGCTCCGTCACCAACGACACCTTCAAGGAGGTCTCCCAGCGTGAGGACGCCAAGAAGACCGTCAAGAAGGCCCTTGAGGACCGCTACACCAGCGGCAAGAACCGTTGGTTCTTCACTCCTCTTC GTTTCTAA
- a CDS encoding putative pathogenesis associated protein Cap20 (predicted protein), producing MPHAEPKKMGENAVNGEKVHSHFLDHLTSYPLVSDSISVFKSNKYGAKSIEYADQSYDRIAKPFLPYFSKPYGYIAPYLARADSLGDQGLSQIDSRFPLIKEDTEKLRNTIYDNATYPVRVVGEVKSHVFDTYGSEYKKCGGDGVVASGKALITTSLVLSQESLGFLSSLLQAKKEQVKDVVNDKTDKANN from the exons ATGCCTCACGCagagccaaagaagatgGGTGAAAACGCTGTCAACGGCGAGAAGGTCCACTCGCACTTCCTCGAT CACCTCACATCCTACCCCCTCGTCTCCGACTCCATCTCCGTCTTTAAGAGCAACAAGTACGGCGCCAAGTCCATAGAGTACGCCGACCAGAGCTATGACCGCATCGCGAAGCCCTTCCTGCCCTACTTCTCCAAACCCTACGGCTACATCGCCCCCTACCTGGCCCGCGCAGACTCCCTCGGCGACCAAGGACTGTCTCAGATCGACTCGCGATTCCCGTTGATCAAGGAGGACACCGAGAAGCTCCGGAACACCATCTACGATAACGCCACTTACCCGGTGCGAGTCGTGGGCGAAGTCAAGTCCCATGTCTTTGACACCTACGGATCCGAGTACAAGAAGTGCGGTGGTGACGGGGTGGTGGCCAGCGGCAAGGCGCTGATCACGACCAGCTTGGTCCTGTCGCAGGAGTCGCTGGGCTTCCTCAGCTCCTTGCTgcaggccaagaaggagcaaGTGAAGGACGTGGTCAACGACAAGACCGACAAGGCCAACAACTAG
- a CDS encoding TLC domain-containing protein (uncharacterized conserved protein, contains TBC domain), with translation MLDPFPPPPAWLRDRVEPWALYLNVPALSDHIHEVILAFAGYQFIHSFLSPWLSPILFPRHYPQLNKRTKLNWDVHVVSLVQSVLINVFALYIMFVDKERKNMDTGERIYGYTGMSGLLQALAEGYFVYDIIVSTVHIRMFGVGMLFHAISALWVFSFGFRPFVNFYSPTFILYELSSPFLNIHWFLDKLNLTGSKLQWYNGMLLLSVFFSCRLVWGTWQSILVYKDMWSALTQTWSLSPLSPSAAGGSPVALDSAINTAVFGHRAKLAEQCVDEVCKRANEEVFKYAGFTAGGVPTWLVGTYVAANVVLNSLNYYWFSKMVETVLKRFRGPKEGGSKKGEGEKKEEAVEEVVEKVVLEAAASLEEEEGSPFLGEGVARDVDVDVGGDVRRRR, from the exons ATGTTGGAccccttccctcctccaccagcATGGCTCCGAGATCGTGTCGAGCCGTGGGCCCTCTACCTCAACGTCCCGGCCCTCTCAGACCACATCCATGAAGTCATCCTCGCTTTCGCCGGCTACCAGTTCATCCACTCCTTCCTCTCGCCATGGCTCTCCCCGATCCTGTTCCCCCGGCACTATCCACAGCTAAACAAACGAACCAAGCTCAATTGGGACGTCCATGTCGTCTCCCTCGTCCAGAGCGTGCTTATCAACGTCTTCGCCCTGTATATCATGTTCGTCGACAAAGAACGTAAGAACATGGATACCGGAGAGCGCATCTACGGGTACACGGGCATGTCCGGACTCCTTCAGGCCCTGGCAGAGGGATACTTCGTCTACGATATCATCGTCAGTACGGTGCATATTAGGATGTTTGGCGTGGGCATGTTGTTTCATGCTATTAGTGCCTTGTGGGTGTTTAGCTTTGGGTTT AGACCCTTCGTAAACTTCTACTCCCCAACCTTCATTCTCTACGAACTCTCCTCCCCATTCCTCAACATCCACTGGTTCCTGGATAAACTCAACCTCACCGGTTCCAAACTTCAATGGTACAACGGCATGCTcctcctctccgtcttcttctcttgccGTCTCGTCTGGGGCACCTGGcaatccatcctcgtctACAAAGATATGTGGTCCGCCCTAACCCAGACCTGGTCTCTATCtcccctctctccttctgctgcaggaGGATCCCCGGTGGCACTGGACAGCGCAATCAACACCGCCGTCTTTGGCCATAGGGCCAAGCTAGCAGAGCAGTGCGTTGATGAAGTTTGTAAGAGGGCGAATGAGGAGGTGTTTAAGTATGCTGGATTCACGGCTGGTGGTGTCCCGACTTGGTTAGTGGGGACTTATGTTGCGGCGAATGTGGTGTTGAATTCGTTGAACTATTATTGGTTTTCGAAGATGGTGGAGACGGTGTTGAAGAGGTTTAGGGGGCCGAAGGAGGGTGGTTCtaagaagggggagggggagaagaaggaggaggcggttgaggaggttgtggagAAGGTTGTGCTtgaggctgctgcttcgctggaggaggaggagggaagtCCGTTTCTTGGGGAGGGGGTTGCGagggatgttgatgttgatgttgggGGGGAtgtgaggaggaggaggtag
- a CDS encoding uncharacterized protein (myosin class II heavy chain) has protein sequence MPAAHTRDGSRDRELVVRHQSIPMWDSSDPERAPPPLPMNPGSTSPATKGNVSPGIQAMAATFTEKMRENAPSPYISNPMPPKSSPEKSLIKGQFHKRMQSFQNSPDPRSEFLNYLESKSPERPQRASTFDSTTKLPEKSLMKSEIEEPESEPEPPNLLISPRYLSKPILGESTPPSATMLALQNMQLPCEPDSQPKSVESDPFVGPSRPPNYSFESLSTQIHSLTDIASNLQREMAQLSRRSKDNATDLVSLKAATNARDEDIRKSLRELSSNLNSRFLDADAATRFDFSTLLGSDSGVNHRESDSSPNSKKSYGRMSSPNPFAAAMERELAASPTPISDGSASIALLEKVLREMATKEGQEKITELVDAIKARPVSDTPGEPLDSRITKMLEEILSIVKDEWESKALVRTRAPSVTGTAAFKTGRSKSMDPEHLYAPDLDMVHGDNGRLSTRSMSHSDEQTTEEMLSIMRRVKNSVIEGGGMTNEVKALVRELRGEVLGMGRNLARKLEEIEIAREAAEDKPAGPGKEEISAIVNDSLCELREQLEAIMSENKQHSSALSEFRSAMDGNQIYSIVQRAFNDLNLSHLRDEPRGATMEKDDILDAVRDAWETYKPEIELENFGLERDEILECLSEGLKAYQPRHEDAVTYDQVLAAVQAGMQQFEQPPTITKDEIVHTIRECLETSQTATRSVHDEKLDAIREDILQAVTESVASQSALTRQSLDSGLGREEIMSAVAEGIQAHFSSARQLEQPHVTKEDVASAVNDAFYAQQSTLSTNVQPTVSRDEILAAIAEGLEAQNSITREIELNKDDLMEAISAGLHEANAENHNVGDQILERVLEHHDGMREELKQQSLAKENDTIQILDAIKDGIAVVRQEVEGYAATAAEASGSHEIMDTVKEGFRLLQADMERTIAESVVASVPRNPDTPELLDAMEKEFEHLRSTISTLLRTEQSTSTDKEEILDAIRDVSEAQKAPKSQDIATIIKQEFEQLRESMNMSLVRAEPQAPKSDKEEIIAALRENLDSFRAEKSERSDKDEIIAALREHLESFRGERTDKDEIIAAFRENLETARGVQSEKSDKDEIIAALREHLESFRGENRETTDKDEIIAALRESFDTFRGEKSETSDKDEIIAALREHLESFRGDRIDKDEIIAALRENLETFRDEGSRSRDLGENDFSTGDLIDVFNDGVGNIRDDLGKLLERPVEFDYNELLDTLKEGLSSLKADVEMLRKSQLDAEDVTTTRGGELMLASQANQHIPHNQPDISSDMEALKSLISQLQTKVEAIESAPRAAEPATDALKKEHLDEVLAGLHELQGSVTGIVARENPADETTAKKEDTDAIETLLRSTKAQLDEMKFPAADELARAEQLGSLESIVKETKEALFELSTRLEAEGPTKSEIGTLETLMKDMWLALDELKGKSPEDASDTEKLVKADLQTVEAMIFEVKTQIDELKLPDPETLPTKTEVQDLSALVTEFKEKVEAENELTAQGFEARKVEHAGLAEKIEEAKAVVEGLGDELKSKLDGSSEGLSELKQLLEGLAVSAESFTTVENVKELTELINREFERARGEQDAHKLEKEERDAASLVKQDETRAAIIVELGAKIDEKLGEVMAKYDDMQTAMDTKFSESVERDNAHLEAATDTKSLAEDIKLVIGTMGDSVNEACERISEDTKSFLEKVDVSYNKMEEMHNEVKTQQEQARSDIERAAAATDRVESKLHEFHPQVLESIQEILNIVGQHYDHSQKSAEAIKTDLSALPSTIPQMLPALPPPEPEKYDDSKVQEKLDNLLHHAKNEKVQEALNILVERVTNDQVHEKLDQLLSQTTSTNSQMYDKLDELLNHAAENNGPIHDKLDTLIDHATNTDQSVTQMMKLDEMHKDIMETSRKMTEMFAAQSAMVAEDNERKRREAEEAAVALERRNAQKEQVESEIVDLKDEKESLLKMIQTLKAEKEDLVKQTTKLGKELSSLEMALELRHEEMQVMEDRADSLEKRILEGVLDHARSVLLSRPNNGLNMKKSRGSRARGPSAAGTSSTVREARNILTLVWR, from the exons ATGCCGGCGGCTCACACTCGCGACGGTTCCCGAGACCGGGAGCTCGTTGTCAGACATCAATCAATTCCCAT GTGGGACAGTTCAGACCCCGAACGGGCGCCTCCACCGCTGCCCATGAACCCCGGTTCGACCAGCCCGGCGACCAAGGGCAACGTTTCGCCCGGTATCCAAGCGATGGCGGCCACATTTACAGAGAAGATGCGGGAAAACGCCCCAAGTCCATACATCTCCAATCCCATGCCACCCAAGTCTTCGCCAGAGAAGTCTCTGATCAAAGGCCAATTCCACAAGCGCATGCAGTCCTTTCAGAATAGCCCGGATCCGCGATCCGAGTTCTTAAACTATCTAGAGAGCAAATCGCCGGAACGGCCCCAACGAGCGTCAACGTTTGATTCAACGACAAAGTTGCCGGAGAAGAGTCTAATGAAGTCTGAGATAGAAGAGCCGGAGTCAGAGCCCGAGCCCCCGAACTTGCTCATCTCGCCCCGTTATCTCTCTAAACCGATTCTCGGGGAAAGCACCCCGCCCTCTGCCACCATGCTCGCACTGCAGAACATGCAACTGCCCTGCGAGCCTGATTCGCAACCGAAGAGCGTCGAGTCGGATCCGTTCGTAGGGCCGAGCCGTCCTCCAAACTATAGCTTCGAATCCTTGTCTACGCAAATCCACAGTCTTACCGATATCGCCAGCAACCTCCAGCGCGAAATGGCCCAACTGAGCCGCCGAAGCAAAGACAATGCGACAGACCTCGTTAGCCTGAAAGCCGCCACGAATGCACGAGACGAGGATATCCGGAAAAGCCTCCGGGAGCTATCCTCCAACTTGAATTCGAGATTCTtggatgctgatgctgcCACAAGGTTTGATTTCAGTACTCTCCTGGGTTCTGACAGTGGTGTTAACCATAGGGAATCGGATAGTTCTCCGAACTCGAAGAAGAGCTATGGACGGATGTCAAGTCCTAATCCCTTCGCGGCGGCAATGGAACGCGAGTTGGCCGCTTCGCCTACGCCCATCTCAGATGGCTCGGCCAGTATTGCGCTGTTGGAGAAGGTACTCCGGGAGATGGCCACCAAGGAAGGCCAGGAAAAGATTACGGAATTGGTTGACGCGATTAAAGCCCGCCCCGTCTCGGACACTCCCGGCGAACCACTTGATAGTAGGATCACAAAGAtgctggaggagatcctGAGTATCGTCAAGGATGAGTGGGAGAGCAAGGCTTTGGTGCGGACACGTGCACCCTCTGTCACCGGTACTGCTGCTTTCAAGACAGGCAGATCAAAATCCATGGACCCGGAGCATTTATATGCTCCAGACCTCGACATGGTTCACGGGGACAATGGCCGACTATCAACACGCTCCATGTCTCACTCTGACGAGCAGACAACGGAGGAAATGCTATCAATCATGCGACGTGTGAAAAACAGCGTGATCGAAGGAGGTGGGATGACCAATGAAGTGAAAGCACTGGTGCGCGAGTTGCGCGGCGAGGTGCTGGGCATGGGGCGAAACCTGGCTCGGAAACTGGAAGAGATTGAGATAGCTCGCGAGGCCGCAGAGGACAAGCCAGCAGGTCCCggaaaggaggagatctCCGCCATTGTCAACGACAGTCTGTGCGAGCTGAGGGAGCAGTTGGAAGCAATCATGAGCGAAAATAAGCAGCATTCATCGGCTTTGTCAGAATTCCGCTCCGCGATGGACGGCAACCAGATATACTCCATTGTCCAGCGGGCCTTTAATGATCTCAACTTATCACACCTGCGGGATGAGCCGAGGGGCGCTacgatggagaaggatgatATCTTGGACGCAGTTAGAGATGCCTGGGAAACGTACAAGCCCGAAATTGAGTTGGAGAACTTTGGACTTGAACGTGATGAGATCCTGGAATGTCTGTCAGAAGGTCTCAAAGCCTATCAGCCGCGGCATGAAGACGCTGTCACATATGATCAAGTCCTGGCAGCTGTACAGGCGGGTATGCAACAGTTCGAACAACCGCCCACTATCACCAAGGACGAGATCGTGCACACGATCCGCGAATGTCTCGAAACCTCCCAAACTGCTACTAGATCTGTCCATGACGAGAAGTTGGATGCTATTCGGGAAGATATACTGCAGGCAGTTACCGAATCCGTAGCATCCCAGAGTGCACTTACGAGGCAGTCACTTGACTCTGGCCTTGGTCGCGAAGAAATCATGAGCGCGGTCGCGGAGGGTATCCAAGCGCACTTCAGCTCTGCTCGTCAGCTTGAGCAACCGCACGTCACCAAGGAGGATGTCGCCAGTGCCGTCAACGATGCATTCTATGCTCAGCAGTCGACTCTCAGTACCAATGTCCAGCCTACGGTTTCCCGCGATGAGATTCTCGCCGCTATTGCCGAGGGCCTCGAGGCCCAGAACAGCATAACCCGCGAGATCGAATTAAACAAGGATGATCTCATGGAAGCTATCTCAGCTGGTCTTCACGAGGCCAACGCCGAAAACCACAACGTCGGGGACCAGATCCTTGAACGAGTCCTGGAGCACCATGACGGTATGAGAGAGGAACTGAAGCAGCAGTCTCTTGCCAAAGAGAACGACACCATACAAATCCTGGACGCAATCAAGGACGGCATCGCTGTGGTGCGACAGGAGGTCGAAGGCTACGCTGCTACCGCCGCCGAAGCCTCTGGCTCGCATGAAATCATGGACACCGTGAAGGAAGGCTTCCGACTGCTCCAGGCGGATATGGAAAGGACAATCGCTGAGAGCGTTGTGGCCAGTGTTCCCCGCAACCCGGATACTCCAGAACTTCTCGATGCAATGGAGAAGGAGTTTGAGCACCTTCGATCTACAATTAGCACTCTCCTTCGGACAGAACAGAGCACCTCAACTGATAAGGAGGAAATCCTCGATGCCATTCGCGATGTCTCGGAGGCTCAGAAAGCCCCTAAGAGCCAGGATATTGCCACCATTATCAAACAGGAGTTTGAGCAGCTCCGGGAGTCGATGAATATGAGTCTTGTTCGTGCGGAGCCTCAAGCGCCGAAGAGTGACAAAGAGGAAATCATTGCCGCTCTCCGTGAGAACCTCGATTCTTTCCGGGCCGAGAAGAGTGAGAGAAGTgacaaggatgagatcattgcTGCGCTTCGCGAGCATCTCGAAAGCTTCCGTGGCGAGCGGACCGATAAGGACGAGATCATTGCCGCTTTCCGTGAGAATCTTGAGACTGCCCGGGGCGTGCAGAGCGAGAAGAGTgacaaggatgagatcattgccgCTCTTCGCGAGCATCTTGAAAGCTTCCGTGGCGAGAATAGAGAGACCACTGACAAGGATGAAATTATTGCCGCTCTTCGTGAGAGCTTTGACACTTTCCGGGGTGAGAAGAGCGAGACAAGTgacaaggatgagatcattgcGGCGCTGCGCGAGCATCTGGAAAGCTTCCGTGGCGACCGGATTGATAAGGACGAGATTATTGCCGCTCTACGGGAAAATCTTGAGACTTTCCGTGACGAGGGTAGTCGTTCGCGGGACCTTGGCGAGAATGACTTCTCAACTGGTGACCTGATCGACGTTTTTAACGATGGTGTTGGTAATATTCGGGACGACCTAGGCAAACTGTTGGAGAGACCAGTGGAGTTCGATTACAACGAGCTTCTTGACACTCTGAAGGAAGGACTTAGCAGTCTCAAAGCCGACGTCGAGATGTTGCGCAAGTCTCAGCTGGACGCCGAGGATGTTACCACAACCAGAGGCGGAGAGCTGATGCTTGCCAGTCAAGCCAATCAACATATTCCACACAATCAACCCGACATCAGTAGCGACATGGAAGCGCTCAAATCTCTCATTTCCCAGCTTCAAACGAAGgtcgaagccattgaatcCGCACCGCGCGCCGCGGAACCAGCCACAGACGCGCTCAAGAAAGAACACCTGGATGAGGTCCTGGCAGGCCTACACGAGCTCCAGGGCTCTGTTACGGGCATTGTGGCACGCGAGAACCCTGCAGATGAGACCAcagccaagaaggaggacaCGGACGCGATCGAGACGTTGTTGCGGAGCACGAAGGCTCAGCTCGACGAGATGAAGTTCCCCGCCGCGGATGAGCTCGCCAGAGCCGAGCAGCTTGGCAGCTTGGAATCCATTGTCAAGGAGACGAAGGAAGCCCTATTCGAACTAAGCACCCGCTTGGAAGCTGAGGGCCCTACCAAGTCCGAGATTGGTACCTTGGAGACTCTGATGAAGGATATGTGGCTGGCCCTCGACGAGTTGAAAGGCAAAAGCCCGGAAGACGCGAGCGACACCGAGAAATTGGTCAAGGCCGACCTACAGACGGTAGAGGCCATGATATTTGAAGTGAAAACCCAGATCGATGAGCTGAAGCTGCCGGACCCGGAGACCTTGCCTACCAAGACGGAGGTTCAAGATCTGTCGGCCCTGGTCACTGAGTTTAAAGAGAAGGTGGAGGCTGAGAATGAATTGACAGCACAAGGATTCGAGGCCCGCAAGGTGGAACACGCCGGTCTCGCTGAAAAGATCGAGGAGGCCAAGGCTGTGGTCGAAGGACTTGGTGATGAACTCAAGAGCAAGCTAGATGGAAGTAGTGAGGGTCTCTCTGAGCTGAAGCAGCTTCTGGAAGGCTTAGCAGTCTCGGCGGAGAGTTTTACGACAGTCGAAAATGTTAAGGAACTCACAGAACTCATCAATCGCGAGTTCGAGCGCGCACGCGGTGAACAGGACGCGCACAAACTCGAAAAGGAGGAGCGCGATGCCGCTTCTCTTGTCAAGCAGGACGAGACCAGAGCGGCAATTATAGTGGAGCTTGGAGCGAAGATCGACGAGAAACTGGGCGAAGTCATGGCTAAATACGACGACATGCAGACTGCGATGGATACGAAATTCTCGGAGTCTGTCGAACGTGACAACGCCCACCTTGAAGCCGCAACTGATACCAAATCTCTTGCAGAGGACATTAAGCTTGTTATCGGTACCATGGGCGACAGCGTTAATGAGGCTTGTGAGCGCATCAGTGAGGATACCAAGTccttcctggagaaggtggaTGTCTCCTACAAcaagatggaagagatgcaCAACGAAGTGAAGACCCAGCAGGAACAGGCCCGATCCGACATTGAGCGGGCTGCCGCTGCCACAGATCGTGTGGAAAGCAAGCTGCATGAGTTCCATCCGCAAGTCTTGGAATCTATCCAGGAGATTCTCAATATTGTCGGACAGCATTACGATCACTCGCAAAAGTCGGCTGAGGCTATCAAGACCGACTTGTCTGCCCTTCCTTCGACTATTCCCCAGATGCTCCCCGCTTTACCACCGCCTGAGCCGGAAAAGTACGATGACAGCAAGGtccaggagaagctggacaACCTATTGCATCATGCGAAGAATGAGAAGGTGCAGGAGGCCCTGAACATCCTGGTTGAGCGGGTGACGAACGACCAAGTGCACGAGAAACTTGATCAGCTCCTCAGCCAGACTACTAGCACCAATAGTCAGATGTATGACAAGTTGGATGAGCTGCTCAACCACGCTGCGGAGAACAATGGGCCAATTCACGATAAGCTCGATACCCTCATCGATCACGCAACAAATACCGATCAGTCCGTCacgcagatgatgaagctggaCGAGATGCACAAGGATATTATGGAGACGTCCCGCAAGATGACCGAGATGTTTGCAGCTCAGTCCGCAATGGTGGCCGAAGATAACGAACGCAAACGCCGCGAGGCGGAAGAGGCCGCGGTTGCTCTGGAGAGGAGAAACGCACAGAAAGAGCAAGTGGAATCCGAGATTGTCGACctcaaggatgagaaggagtcTCTTCTGAAGATGATCCAGACCCtgaaggccgagaaggaggaccTTGTTAAGCAGACTACGAAACTTGGCAAGGAACTGTCCAGCTTGGAGATGGCTCTCGAGCTCCGCCACGAGGAGATGCAGGTCATGGAGGATCGCGCAGACAGTCTCGAGAAGCGCATCTTGGAAGGTGTTCTCGACCACGCTCGCAGCGTTTTGCTCAGCCGGCCCAACAATGGTCtgaacatgaagaagtcGCGGGGCTCTCGGGCTCGAGGTCCTAGTGCTGCTGGCACTTCCAGCACTGTACGGGAGGCTCGGAATATCTTGA CGTTGGTATGGCGTTAA